A region of Sparus aurata chromosome 8, fSpaAur1.1, whole genome shotgun sequence DNA encodes the following proteins:
- the LOC115585914 gene encoding carbohydrate sulfotransferase 1 isoform X3 — translation MPVDSPGKHILLFATTRSGSSFTGQLLNQHPEIFYVYEPLYHVQQAFTNSSSRLRRTLDRRALLGAYRDLLLNLYACDLHFIENYIRPEPQDHVTNSFFRRSSSHALCSPPVCLEGGEVTASDPPDESWCPKKCGALNLTLASMSCLSRGHVAIKTVRVPEVGDLRTLTEDPRLDLKIIHLVRDPRAILASRMMAFSDQFRAWKIWNATGRQPRYVDLSQITSTCKDMAASAETGLQRPAWLRGRYLLVRYEDLALNPRDKAGEIYRFAGLEMEDRVRTWIAKNTNSNASSPSEWNYRYSTTRDSRATAESWRLRLGYDIVRTVQNLCNDTLALLGYKQVHSAAQLRNLSHSLVEHRTFQPVT, via the coding sequence ATGCCCGTCGACTCGCCCGGGAAGCACATCCTGCTGTTCGCCACCACGCGCAGCGGCTCCTCGTTCACCGGGCAGCTCCTCAACCAGCACCCGGAGATCTTCTACGTGTACGAACCTCTCTACCACGTCCAGCAGGCCTTCACCAACTCCAGCAGCAGGCTGCGCCGCACTCTGGACCGCCGGGCGCTGCTGGGAGCGTACCGGGACCTGCTTCTCAATCTGTACGCCTGCGACCTTCACTTCATCGAGAATTACATCCGCCCGGAGCCGCAGGACCACGTCACAAACTCCTTCTTCCGCCGGAGCTCCAGCCACGCCCTCTGCTCCCCTCCAGTGTGTTTGGAAGGAGGGGAGGTGACGGCCTCTGACCCGCCGGATGAAAGCTGGTGTCCTAAGAAGTGTGGGGCCTTGAACCTCACGCTGGCCTCGATGTCGTGTCTGTCGAGGGGACACGTGGCCATAAAGACCGTGCGGGTCCCTGAGGTGGGGGACCTGCGCACTCTGACAGAAGATCCACGTCTGGACCTGAAGATCATCCACCTGGTGAGAGACCCCCGAGCCATCCTCGCCTCGCGCATGATGGCGTTTTCGGATCAGTTCCGCGCTTGGAAAATATGGAACGCGACAGGGCGGCAGCCTCGGTACGTCGACCTGTCGCAGATCACCAGCACCTGCAAGGACATGGCGGCCTCCGCGGAGACGGGCCTGCAGAGGCCGGCGTGGCTGCGGGGGCGCTACCTGCTGGTGCGGTACGAGGACCTGGCGCTCAACCCGAGGGACAAGGCCGGCGAGATCTACAGGTTTGCGGGGCTGGAGATGGAGGACAGGGTGCGGACGTGGATCGCAAAGAACACCAACAGCAACGCGTCGTCTCCGTCCGAGTGGAACTACAGGTACTCGACGACCAGAGACTCCCGAGCGACGGCAGAGAGCTGGAGGCTCCGTCTCGGCTACGACATCGTGAGGACCGTGCAGAATCTGTGCAACGACACCCTGGCGCTGCTCGGATACAAACAGGTCCACTCTGCGGCCCAGCTCAGAAACTTGTCCCACAGTTTGGTGGAACACAGGACCTTCCAACCCGTCACGTAG
- the LOC115585914 gene encoding carbohydrate sulfotransferase 1 isoform X1: MREGCRAGGGGRMECSWKTVLLLVCASLGVQYTAIRTLRDSLSGPCQGAYRCQTRHHRDSRWRALCDWMPVDSPGKHILLFATTRSGSSFTGQLLNQHPEIFYVYEPLYHVQQAFTNSSSRLRRTLDRRALLGAYRDLLLNLYACDLHFIENYIRPEPQDHVTNSFFRRSSSHALCSPPVCLEGGEVTASDPPDESWCPKKCGALNLTLASMSCLSRGHVAIKTVRVPEVGDLRTLTEDPRLDLKIIHLVRDPRAILASRMMAFSDQFRAWKIWNATGRQPRYVDLSQITSTCKDMAASAETGLQRPAWLRGRYLLVRYEDLALNPRDKAGEIYRFAGLEMEDRVRTWIAKNTNSNASSPSEWNYRYSTTRDSRATAESWRLRLGYDIVRTVQNLCNDTLALLGYKQVHSAAQLRNLSHSLVEHRTFQPVT, encoded by the exons ATG CGTGAAGGATGTAGAGCCGGAGGGGGGGGCAGGATGGAGTGCTCCTGGAAgacggtgctgctgctggtgtgtgcgTCTCTGGGGGTCCAGTACACGGCCATCCGGACCCTGAGGGACTCGCTGTCTGGACCCTGTCAAGGAGCCTACCGCTGCCAGACCAGACACCACAGAG ACTCCAGGTGGAGAGCCTTGTGTGATTGGATGCCCGTCGACTCGCCCGGGAAGCACATCCTGCTGTTCGCCACCACGCGCAGCGGCTCCTCGTTCACCGGGCAGCTCCTCAACCAGCACCCGGAGATCTTCTACGTGTACGAACCTCTCTACCACGTCCAGCAGGCCTTCACCAACTCCAGCAGCAGGCTGCGCCGCACTCTGGACCGCCGGGCGCTGCTGGGAGCGTACCGGGACCTGCTTCTCAATCTGTACGCCTGCGACCTTCACTTCATCGAGAATTACATCCGCCCGGAGCCGCAGGACCACGTCACAAACTCCTTCTTCCGCCGGAGCTCCAGCCACGCCCTCTGCTCCCCTCCAGTGTGTTTGGAAGGAGGGGAGGTGACGGCCTCTGACCCGCCGGATGAAAGCTGGTGTCCTAAGAAGTGTGGGGCCTTGAACCTCACGCTGGCCTCGATGTCGTGTCTGTCGAGGGGACACGTGGCCATAAAGACCGTGCGGGTCCCTGAGGTGGGGGACCTGCGCACTCTGACAGAAGATCCACGTCTGGACCTGAAGATCATCCACCTGGTGAGAGACCCCCGAGCCATCCTCGCCTCGCGCATGATGGCGTTTTCGGATCAGTTCCGCGCTTGGAAAATATGGAACGCGACAGGGCGGCAGCCTCGGTACGTCGACCTGTCGCAGATCACCAGCACCTGCAAGGACATGGCGGCCTCCGCGGAGACGGGCCTGCAGAGGCCGGCGTGGCTGCGGGGGCGCTACCTGCTGGTGCGGTACGAGGACCTGGCGCTCAACCCGAGGGACAAGGCCGGCGAGATCTACAGGTTTGCGGGGCTGGAGATGGAGGACAGGGTGCGGACGTGGATCGCAAAGAACACCAACAGCAACGCGTCGTCTCCGTCCGAGTGGAACTACAGGTACTCGACGACCAGAGACTCCCGAGCGACGGCAGAGAGCTGGAGGCTCCGTCTCGGCTACGACATCGTGAGGACCGTGCAGAATCTGTGCAACGACACCCTGGCGCTGCTCGGATACAAACAGGTCCACTCTGCGGCCCAGCTCAGAAACTTGTCCCACAGTTTGGTGGAACACAGGACCTTCCAACCCGTCACGTAG
- the LOC115586024 gene encoding uncharacterized protein LOC115586024, with protein MHLTTLAVGDSPQCDRAHGLVQTDNMTSARFLELLLFLLLLLLHQVSSEEAEPMFRAEGGVIEMGYCFGVDYIVVYRSTPEGDRLLGNSSADDSPVTPPADLRGRVHINKDQHLLGLQIRNLTHTDSGIYRRECWQNQKLVSQHAQELLVCELEVQHKEIIVKEQDGGAELLCNSTSIGLEGTSVRWYSEMYPSFRPTLFLDSSVSLDPLVEELQGGVEVRHKGALLLLDNNALKNNQQFYCIVIQDKKCLSFQDMYLPVQSESRDVYASQGDRVVLNCPSEGKLQQWQTPQGKINGSTETNNQMFISSGDDSEDFSLVIPAVSDDHLGQYTCVSTSLEVQYSLVLCPKKKSQQKVAFKGGNVFLDCEVSEGDPRRVQWHRQTPSGENELIQDSKDKTVPIPADLRSRVTLSDDGSSLKISLLGKSDGGVYWCVVLAGPQLLEEGEEAEEEEEEGWPHDYTVDPTAEVDLSEYDTGEDDGDWPYAHRCIFKQETILRVNKGRTGVGSPPVNITPTDPPPASNVTAIAVGGALVGLLVVVVIVVGILIKRKSKASPERRKAARSGKNTTGDIKLNVDPGCTESLTQTDG; from the exons ATGCATTTAACCACTCTTGCTGTCGGTGACTCTCCACAGTGTGACAGAGCACATGGCCTGGTACAGACGGACAACATGACCTCCGCCAGGTTTCTGGAGCTTctgctgttcctcctcctcctcctcctccaccaggtCTCCAGCGAGGAGGCAGAGCCCATGTTCAGAGCCGAGGGCGGCGTAATCGAGATGGGCTATTGTTTCGGAGTGGATTACATCGTTGTTTACAGATCCACCCCGGAGGGAGACCGGCTGCTTGGAAACTCCTCGGCTGACGACTCGCCCGTTACACCTCCTGCAGACCTTCGGGGTCGCGTCCACATCAACAAAGACCAGCACCTGCTCGGGCTGCAGATCAGAAACCTCACACACACGGACTCTGGGATATATAGGAGGGAATGCTGGCAGAACCAGAAACTTGTCAGCCAGCATGCACAGGAGCTTCTTGTGTGCGAGCTGGAGGTTCAACACAAAGAGATCATTGTAAAGGAACAAGATGGAGGGGCTGAGCTGCTCTGCAACAGCACTTCCATCGGTCTGGAGGGGACGTCCGTGCGCTGGTACAGTGAGATGTATCCGTCTTTCAGGCCCACCCTCTTCCTGGATAGCAGCGTGTCGCTGGACCCtctggtggaggagctgcagggtgGCGTCGAGGTCAGACATAAAGGGGCGTTGCTGTTGCTTGACAACAACGCGTTAAAGAATAACCAGCAATTTTACTGCATAGTGATCCAAGATAAGAAGTGTCTCAGTTTCCAGGACATGTACCTGCCTGTCCAAAGTGAAAGCAGGGACGTGTATGCGTCACAAGGCGACAGAGTGGTGCTTAACTGCCCCTCTGAGGGGAAACTCCAGCAGTGGCAGACACCACAGGGGAAGATCAACGGCAGCACTGAGACGAACAATCAGATGTTCATATCATCAGGTGACGATTCAGAGGACTTCTCACTGGTAATTCCTGCAGTCTCTGACGACCATCTTGGACAGTATACCTGCGTCTCTACTTCGCTTGAAGTTCAGTACTCGCTGGTTCTCTGCCCCAAAAAGAAATCCCAACAAAAAGTTGCTTTTAAAGGCGGCAACGTCTTCCTGGATTGTGAGGTTAGCGAAGGCGACCCCCGAAGGGTGCAGTGGCACCGCCAGACACCGTCAGGTGAAAATGAGCTCATCCAGGACTCAAAGGACAAGACGGTTCCAATCCCGGCGGATCTGAGGAGCAGAGTGACTCTGTCTGACGACGGCTCCTCGCTGAAGATCTCCCTCCTGGGGAAGAGCGATGGAGGGGTGTACTGGTGTGTTGTTTTAGCAGGCCCTCAGTTactggaggagggggaggaggcggaggaggaggaggaggaggggtggccACATGATTACACCGTAGACCCGACGGCAGAAGTTGATTTGAGTGAGTATGATACTGGGGAAGATGATGGAGACTGGCCTTATGCACACAGGTGCATCTTCAAACAGGAAACCATCTTGAGGGTAAACAAGGGAAGAACAGGTGTCGGTTCACCACCAGTGAAC ATCACCCCAACTGACCCGCCACCAGCCTCTAATGTGACTGCGATTGCTGTGGGAGGGGCGCTGGTGGGGCTGCTGGTGGTCGTGGTGATCGTTGTAGGGATTCTAATAAAGAGGAAGTCAAAGGCCTCACCGGAGCGGAGAAAAGCAGCTCGATCCGGAAAGAACACGACCGGGGACATAAAACTGAATGTGGACCCCGGGTGCACTGAGAGTTTAACTCAGACTGATGGATGA
- the LOC115585914 gene encoding carbohydrate sulfotransferase 1 isoform X2, whose protein sequence is MQRRGPVPDRLEETRLIERVDDSRWRALCDWMPVDSPGKHILLFATTRSGSSFTGQLLNQHPEIFYVYEPLYHVQQAFTNSSSRLRRTLDRRALLGAYRDLLLNLYACDLHFIENYIRPEPQDHVTNSFFRRSSSHALCSPPVCLEGGEVTASDPPDESWCPKKCGALNLTLASMSCLSRGHVAIKTVRVPEVGDLRTLTEDPRLDLKIIHLVRDPRAILASRMMAFSDQFRAWKIWNATGRQPRYVDLSQITSTCKDMAASAETGLQRPAWLRGRYLLVRYEDLALNPRDKAGEIYRFAGLEMEDRVRTWIAKNTNSNASSPSEWNYRYSTTRDSRATAESWRLRLGYDIVRTVQNLCNDTLALLGYKQVHSAAQLRNLSHSLVEHRTFQPVT, encoded by the exons ATGCAGCGGAGAGGACCGGTACCGGACCGGCTGGAGGAAACCCGTCTGATCGAGCGCGTTGATG ACTCCAGGTGGAGAGCCTTGTGTGATTGGATGCCCGTCGACTCGCCCGGGAAGCACATCCTGCTGTTCGCCACCACGCGCAGCGGCTCCTCGTTCACCGGGCAGCTCCTCAACCAGCACCCGGAGATCTTCTACGTGTACGAACCTCTCTACCACGTCCAGCAGGCCTTCACCAACTCCAGCAGCAGGCTGCGCCGCACTCTGGACCGCCGGGCGCTGCTGGGAGCGTACCGGGACCTGCTTCTCAATCTGTACGCCTGCGACCTTCACTTCATCGAGAATTACATCCGCCCGGAGCCGCAGGACCACGTCACAAACTCCTTCTTCCGCCGGAGCTCCAGCCACGCCCTCTGCTCCCCTCCAGTGTGTTTGGAAGGAGGGGAGGTGACGGCCTCTGACCCGCCGGATGAAAGCTGGTGTCCTAAGAAGTGTGGGGCCTTGAACCTCACGCTGGCCTCGATGTCGTGTCTGTCGAGGGGACACGTGGCCATAAAGACCGTGCGGGTCCCTGAGGTGGGGGACCTGCGCACTCTGACAGAAGATCCACGTCTGGACCTGAAGATCATCCACCTGGTGAGAGACCCCCGAGCCATCCTCGCCTCGCGCATGATGGCGTTTTCGGATCAGTTCCGCGCTTGGAAAATATGGAACGCGACAGGGCGGCAGCCTCGGTACGTCGACCTGTCGCAGATCACCAGCACCTGCAAGGACATGGCGGCCTCCGCGGAGACGGGCCTGCAGAGGCCGGCGTGGCTGCGGGGGCGCTACCTGCTGGTGCGGTACGAGGACCTGGCGCTCAACCCGAGGGACAAGGCCGGCGAGATCTACAGGTTTGCGGGGCTGGAGATGGAGGACAGGGTGCGGACGTGGATCGCAAAGAACACCAACAGCAACGCGTCGTCTCCGTCCGAGTGGAACTACAGGTACTCGACGACCAGAGACTCCCGAGCGACGGCAGAGAGCTGGAGGCTCCGTCTCGGCTACGACATCGTGAGGACCGTGCAGAATCTGTGCAACGACACCCTGGCGCTGCTCGGATACAAACAGGTCCACTCTGCGGCCCAGCTCAGAAACTTGTCCCACAGTTTGGTGGAACACAGGACCTTCCAACCCGTCACGTAG